From a region of the Nitrospirae bacterium YQR-1 genome:
- the acsB gene encoding acetyl-CoA decarbonylase/synthase complex subunit alpha/beta: MSKIIASAAIRGAQTVFKNAEALLYKHIAEKGEDYVFEFPDTAYHLPMIYAMTGFAVKTLKDMKEALEMTRGYLHPEPVEKEWTPYLGEALDSGMATLFAEEIWLAMRYLEGLEPEKDPETGYVYNGFITDTIQRNLGIQLVDGRMPGFAAIIGAAPDDDTAVRIVREIQEKNILVFLSGMSNGETITRQLLRKKVELGWDTYIVPLGTKTEHTLYALDWAIRASMIYGGMKPGDFAGNLKYTKDRVFAFALPLGPLDDIKWATGAGAINMGFPAVCDSNVPVIHPTGVCTYEEVDKELDHTKIVAKAIEVRGLKIVSHKPPIPIAYGPAFEGERIRKEDTFVEFGGNRTPGFEFLKNRELDEIEDGKIIIKGENWKERYEAGGAMPIGILVEVAGREMQPDYEPIMERKLHHNINEGQGIWHMGQRDVNWIRISKAAKAEGFSLEDIAKIQHTMIHSRFKSIVDKVQVTLFVDEADVLAHRDEARRVWKERDDRLGSMTDENVDTFYSCLLCQSFAPTHTCVITPERLGLCGAYNWLDCKAAFGIDPTGGNQPIPKGETLDPVFGRWTGVDDYIVASTGGAVESFNAYTIMANPMTSCGCFECILAVVPEANGVMIVQRGHTGMTPIGMKFSSLAGTVGGGVQSPGFMGIGVNFVTSRKFLFADGGLKRIVWMTKALKERIREAFNERAKEEGVPNLIDMIADETIAEDSEKLLEHLSSVGHPALTMESMF, translated from the coding sequence ATGTCTAAAATTATAGCATCGGCTGCTATAAGAGGTGCCCAAACAGTGTTTAAAAACGCCGAGGCTCTGTTATATAAGCATATTGCGGAAAAAGGTGAAGACTACGTGTTTGAGTTTCCTGATACAGCGTACCATCTTCCCATGATATATGCTATGACAGGCTTTGCCGTAAAGACACTTAAAGATATGAAAGAGGCCCTCGAAATGACAAGGGGATACCTTCACCCCGAGCCGGTTGAAAAAGAGTGGACGCCTTACTTAGGCGAGGCTCTTGACTCCGGTATGGCAACACTGTTTGCGGAGGAGATATGGCTGGCCATGAGATACCTGGAGGGACTTGAACCGGAAAAAGACCCTGAAACAGGGTATGTCTATAACGGCTTTATTACAGATACAATTCAACGAAACCTGGGTATTCAGCTCGTTGACGGCAGAATGCCAGGGTTTGCCGCCATTATAGGTGCCGCCCCGGATGATGATACCGCTGTTCGAATAGTCAGGGAGATACAGGAAAAAAACATATTGGTTTTCCTCTCCGGTATGTCAAACGGCGAGACAATTACACGGCAGTTGCTAAGGAAAAAGGTGGAACTTGGTTGGGACACCTATATAGTGCCCCTTGGCACAAAGACCGAACATACCCTGTATGCGCTTGACTGGGCAATCAGGGCCTCGATGATTTACGGAGGGATGAAGCCCGGTGATTTTGCAGGAAACCTTAAATACACTAAAGACAGGGTGTTTGCCTTTGCACTGCCTCTGGGTCCCCTTGATGACATCAAATGGGCAACCGGAGCCGGAGCCATTAACATGGGCTTCCCTGCAGTTTGCGACAGCAATGTTCCCGTTATTCATCCTACCGGTGTTTGCACATACGAGGAGGTTGACAAGGAACTGGACCACACTAAGATAGTTGCAAAAGCCATAGAGGTCAGAGGCCTTAAGATTGTATCCCATAAGCCCCCTATTCCAATCGCCTACGGGCCGGCTTTTGAGGGTGAGAGAATCAGAAAAGAGGATACGTTTGTGGAGTTTGGCGGTAACAGGACTCCCGGTTTTGAGTTTTTGAAAAACAGGGAACTTGATGAAATAGAAGACGGTAAGATAATAATAAAGGGTGAGAACTGGAAGGAGAGGTATGAGGCAGGCGGCGCTATGCCAATCGGTATTCTGGTAGAGGTTGCAGGCAGAGAGATGCAGCCCGACTATGAGCCTATAATGGAGAGAAAACTCCACCATAACATAAACGAGGGCCAGGGCATATGGCACATGGGGCAGCGTGACGTTAACTGGATAAGAATCAGCAAAGCGGCCAAGGCTGAGGGATTCTCCCTTGAGGATATTGCCAAGATTCAGCATACCATGATTCACAGCAGGTTTAAGTCCATTGTGGATAAGGTACAGGTCACGTTGTTTGTGGATGAGGCCGATGTGCTGGCTCACCGTGATGAGGCAAGACGAGTCTGGAAGGAAAGAGATGACAGACTGGGCTCTATGACCGATGAAAACGTGGATACTTTCTACTCCTGTCTGCTCTGTCAGTCATTTGCCCCAACCCATACTTGCGTTATAACCCCTGAGAGATTAGGTCTCTGCGGCGCTTACAACTGGCTGGACTGCAAGGCCGCTTTCGGTATAGACCCAACGGGCGGCAACCAGCCGATTCCAAAGGGTGAGACCCTTGACCCTGTATTTGGCAGATGGACCGGCGTTGACGACTACATTGTGGCCTCAACGGGCGGCGCCGTTGAGTCTTTTAATGCTTATACGATTATGGCAAACCCGATGACCTCCTGTGGATGCTTTGAGTGTATATTGGCTGTTGTGCCGGAGGCAAACGGCGTTATGATAGTACAAAGAGGGCACACGGGGATGACCCCAATCGGCATGAAGTTTTCCTCCCTTGCGGGTACCGTGGGGGGCGGCGTGCAAAGCCCCGGATTTATGGGAATAGGAGTTAACTTTGTGACAAGCCGTAAATTTCTCTTTGCAGACGGCGGGTTAAAAAGAATAGTGTGGATGACTAAGGCTCTTAAGGAAAGAATAAGGGAAGCTTTTAACGAAAGAGCTAAGGAAGAGGGTGTGCCCAACCTGATTGATATGATTGCCGATGAAACCATTGCTGAGGACTCTGAAAAGTTACTTGAACACCTCTCAAGTGTTGGACATCCGGCTCTGACCATGGAATCCATGTTCTAA